In a genomic window of Corynebacterium lizhenjunii:
- a CDS encoding resuscitation-promoting factor codes for MLSTLAVGGVVAAGAHKDVTVDVNGEEIKLATFGGDVNSALAAAGVEVGAKDLVSPPPSAQLRSGDTVTVRTAKPVAVSIDGVERKLSSTALTIEDLLGDLGTQIPGATLVAAGQETDGSQLVTEGLQLDVISPKIIEVNDGGRVTFTKIAAKTVADVIAARGIDVDDDDRVHPAPDTPVTEGMKIKVDQVSTTDYEQTETFEAEPTYVDDPELEEGQEAIRAEGTPGERINTRRLIMVDGQRESDEVIKTVEVRPAAPATIARGTKPASTAPAVAAGSVWDALAQCEATGNWSINTGNGFSGGLQFTPSTWLGYGGGEYAPEAWQATREQQIAVAQRVQAAQGWGAWPACTAKMGLR; via the coding sequence ATGCTCTCCACCCTGGCTGTTGGCGGCGTGGTTGCCGCCGGCGCCCACAAGGACGTCACGGTGGATGTCAATGGTGAAGAGATTAAGCTGGCCACTTTCGGCGGGGACGTGAACTCCGCCCTGGCCGCCGCTGGGGTAGAGGTGGGGGCCAAGGACTTGGTCTCCCCGCCGCCGAGTGCTCAGCTGCGCTCCGGAGATACCGTGACCGTGCGCACCGCCAAGCCCGTTGCGGTCAGTATAGATGGCGTGGAGCGCAAGCTGTCCTCCACCGCCCTGACTATCGAGGACCTGCTGGGGGATCTGGGCACACAGATTCCCGGCGCCACCCTGGTGGCCGCGGGGCAAGAGACCGACGGCAGCCAGCTGGTGACCGAAGGCCTGCAGCTAGACGTTATTTCCCCGAAGATCATTGAGGTCAACGACGGTGGCCGCGTGACCTTTACCAAGATTGCCGCCAAGACCGTGGCGGATGTCATTGCCGCCCGCGGCATTGACGTCGATGATGATGACCGCGTGCACCCCGCCCCTGACACCCCGGTGACCGAGGGCATGAAGATCAAGGTCGATCAGGTCTCCACCACGGACTACGAGCAGACCGAGACCTTTGAGGCGGAGCCTACCTACGTCGATGACCCGGAGCTGGAAGAGGGCCAGGAAGCCATCCGCGCCGAAGGCACTCCCGGCGAGCGCATTAACACCCGCCGCCTGATCATGGTCGATGGCCAGCGGGAATCAGATGAGGTGATTAAGACCGTGGAGGTTCGCCCCGCGGCACCAGCAACCATCGCGCGCGGGACCAAGCCGGCTTCTACCGCCCCGGCCGTGGCCGCAGGCTCCGTGTGGGACGCCTTGGCCCAGTGTGAGGCCACGGGCAATTGGTCCATCAACACCGGCAATGGTTTCTCCGGCGGTTTGCAATTCACCCCGTCTACCTGGCTGGGCTACGGTGGTGGCGAATACGCCCCGGAGGCCTGGCAAGCTACCCGCGAGCAGCAGATCGCAGTCGCGCAGCGCGTCCAGGCTGCCCAAGGCTGGGGTGCCTGGCCGGCCTGTACCGCCAAGATGGGGCTGCGCTAA
- the rsmA gene encoding 16S rRNA (adenine(1518)-N(6)/adenine(1519)-N(6))-dimethyltransferase RsmA yields MSEAKAALLGPVEIRQLAQQLDVTPTKKLGQNFLHDPNTIRRIVAAADLDRSDRVVEVGPGLGSLTLGLLDEVDWLTAVEIDPRLAAQLPHTVAARAPHRASALRLIEKDALTVTASDIDSPTALVANLPYNVAVPVLLNFLEQFPTIRRVLVMVQLEVAQRLAAQPGSKVYGVPSAKAAFYGQVRQAGGIGKNVFWPAPKIESGLVRIDCWEQAPWPVDARTRARVFPLVDAAFAQRRKTLRAALAGHYGSAAAAEEALRAAGIEPTVRGEKLAIGDFVRLAGVV; encoded by the coding sequence ATGTCTGAAGCCAAAGCCGCCCTGTTGGGTCCTGTGGAAATTCGCCAGCTTGCGCAGCAACTCGACGTTACTCCCACCAAGAAGCTGGGACAGAATTTTTTGCATGATCCCAACACCATCCGGCGCATTGTGGCCGCAGCAGATCTGGACCGCAGCGACCGGGTGGTAGAAGTCGGCCCGGGCCTGGGCTCGCTGACCCTGGGCCTGCTCGACGAGGTTGATTGGCTCACCGCCGTTGAAATCGACCCCCGGCTGGCCGCCCAGCTGCCGCATACCGTGGCAGCCCGGGCCCCGCACCGTGCCAGTGCTCTGCGTCTGATAGAAAAGGACGCCCTGACTGTTACGGCCAGCGATATTGATAGTCCCACCGCGTTGGTGGCTAACCTGCCCTATAACGTGGCCGTGCCGGTGCTGCTGAACTTCCTGGAACAATTTCCCACCATTCGCCGCGTCCTGGTCATGGTGCAGCTAGAGGTTGCCCAGCGTTTGGCCGCCCAGCCTGGATCTAAGGTCTATGGGGTGCCCAGCGCCAAGGCAGCGTTTTATGGGCAGGTGCGCCAGGCAGGGGGTATCGGCAAGAATGTTTTTTGGCCTGCGCCGAAGATTGAGTCGGGCCTGGTGCGCATTGACTGTTGGGAGCAGGCGCCCTGGCCGGTAGACGCACGCACGCGCGCGCGGGTGTTTCCGCTGGTTGATGCCGCCTTTGCCCAGCGCCGCAAGACGCTGCGCGCGGCCCTCGCTGGTCACTACGGCTCGGCGGCTGCAGCGGAGGAGGCGTTGCGTGCGGCGGGTATTGAGCCCACTGTGCGCGGGGAGAAGCTGGCCATTGGGGACTTTGTGCGTTTGGCGGGGGTGGTTTAG